One segment of Nostoc piscinale CENA21 DNA contains the following:
- a CDS encoding VOC family protein gives MQITQSLHTAILISDLERAEKFYTQVLGLSKIDRSLKYPGAWYQVGDYQVHLIVASTVPTDNLNEKWGRNPHIAFAVADLEQAKQELLSQNYPIQASASGRPAIFTQDPDGNVIEISQQ, from the coding sequence ATGCAGATTACCCAAAGCCTTCATACAGCCATTCTCATTAGCGACTTAGAACGCGCTGAAAAATTTTACACTCAAGTGTTGGGATTATCTAAAATTGACCGTTCCCTAAAATATCCTGGTGCATGGTATCAAGTCGGCGACTATCAAGTTCATCTCATAGTCGCATCAACTGTACCCACCGATAACCTAAACGAAAAATGGGGACGTAATCCCCATATTGCTTTTGCAGTGGCTGATTTAGAACAAGCTAAACAAGAACTGCTGAGTCAAAATTATCCTATTCAAGCCAGCGCCTCTGGCCGCCCCGCCATCTTTACTCAAGATCCCGATGGAAATGTGATTGAGATCAGCCAGCAGTGA
- a CDS encoding recombinase family protein, with protein sequence MKVIAYIYCDLLLDSVPQNINWQWEVERIYEDLAKKNADGCTVRSQLQQLLTDCQHESVEYLLVRRLEELGDTVEEVSDRLNELEAMGVAVIATEQAYTSEKSQFRAELLKLIKEIQYQHRSRRIRQGHARNRLEAAPPPGKAPYGYRRGQGKYIIDRSTSPVVKDFFDHFLLYGSLRGAVRYLAKKYGKKISVTTGRRWLTNPVYRGDTAYLNGEIILDTHTAILSKEEAAQIDRLLRRNSRLPSRTASAPRSLAGLVVCGECQSHTTVTRVTRRYQDQEYLYLRPISCPRSPKCRAIPYQDILELTIAKVCRDLPLAVAGMNSPELDTLKNNLGDAIARQQEILTQLPALIATGILDVETAKLREYKLRTEISTLQAKLATLPPVNLRSVAQAVSIPQFWLDLSEAERRFYLREFIRQIEIIREDKKWDLRIVFIF encoded by the coding sequence ATGAAAGTTATTGCCTACATTTATTGTGACCTTCTCCTAGACTCTGTGCCGCAAAACATTAATTGGCAATGGGAGGTAGAACGGATTTATGAAGATTTGGCTAAGAAAAATGCTGATGGATGTACTGTCCGATCGCAACTACAACAATTACTCACAGACTGCCAACATGAATCAGTAGAATATTTGCTGGTTCGTCGTCTGGAAGAATTAGGTGATACTGTAGAGGAAGTCAGCGATCGCTTAAATGAATTAGAAGCGATGGGTGTAGCTGTAATTGCTACTGAACAAGCCTACACATCAGAAAAATCCCAGTTTCGGGCTGAATTACTCAAACTAATCAAAGAAATTCAATATCAACACAGAAGTCGGCGTATTCGTCAAGGACACGCCCGCAACCGCCTAGAAGCCGCACCCCCACCAGGAAAAGCACCTTATGGTTATCGTCGTGGTCAAGGAAAATATATTATTGACCGCAGCACCTCTCCAGTTGTGAAAGACTTTTTTGATCACTTTTTACTCTACGGTTCCTTGCGGGGTGCAGTGCGTTACCTAGCGAAAAAATATGGTAAGAAAATTTCTGTTACTACTGGGCGACGCTGGTTAACAAATCCTGTTTACCGGGGAGACACAGCTTATCTCAACGGTGAAATTATCTTGGATACCCATACGGCGATTCTTTCTAAAGAAGAAGCAGCCCAAATTGACCGACTTTTACGTCGTAATAGCCGCTTACCATCTCGAACTGCAAGTGCGCCGCGTTCTTTAGCTGGGTTAGTTGTCTGCGGCGAATGTCAATCTCATACAACAGTTACTCGTGTTACCCGTCGCTACCAAGACCAAGAGTATCTTTATTTACGTCCTATTAGCTGTCCTCGTAGTCCCAAGTGTCGCGCTATTCCCTACCAAGACATTTTAGAATTGACGATCGCTAAAGTTTGTCGTGATTTACCATTAGCAGTAGCCGGGATGAATTCTCCAGAATTGGATACCCTTAAGAATAATTTAGGAGATGCGATCGCTCGTCAGCAAGAAATCCTCACTCAGTTACCTGCTTTAATTGCAACTGGCATTTTAGATGTAGAAACAGCAAAACTCAGAGAATACAAACTCCGCACAGAAATCTCTACACTCCAAGCCAAGTTAGCCACACTTCCCCCTGTGAATCTGCGCTCTGTCGCCCAAGCTGTTTCTATTCCGCAATTTTGGTTAGATTTGTCAGAAGCAGAACGACGCTTTTATCTGCGAGAATTTATTCGCCAAATTGAAATTATCCGTGAAGATAAAAAATGGGATTTACGAATAGTGTTTATTTTCTAG
- a CDS encoding MBL fold metallo-hydrolase translates to MAHLDLRRPQNTNGDFYVDTSCIDCDTCRWMSPEVFSRVDEQSAVYHQPSNEAERLTALQALLACPTSSIGTVEKPKDIRDTQETLPILVAENVYHCGYHSEKSYGAASYFIKLETGNILVDSPRFTPPLVKQLEAMGGIRYMYLTHQDDVADHQKYAEHFGCDRILHADDISANTRNVEIQLTGLEPFALSSDILIIPVPGHTKGHTVLLYKHQFLFTGDHLAWSETRHQLAAFRNHCWYSWSEQIKSMRNLANYTFEWVLPGHGRRFHADVASMNQQMHKCIELMESLK, encoded by the coding sequence ATGGCTCATTTAGATTTACGTCGTCCCCAAAATACTAACGGCGACTTTTATGTAGATACTAGCTGTATTGATTGTGATACCTGTCGCTGGATGAGTCCCGAAGTGTTTTCTCGTGTTGATGAACAGTCGGCAGTTTATCATCAACCAAGTAATGAAGCAGAAAGATTAACAGCACTTCAAGCACTTTTAGCTTGTCCAACCAGTTCGATTGGTACAGTTGAAAAACCCAAAGATATCAGAGATACGCAAGAAACTTTGCCGATTTTGGTAGCAGAAAATGTCTACCATTGTGGTTATCATTCAGAAAAATCTTACGGTGCTGCTAGTTATTTTATCAAGTTAGAAACAGGGAATATTTTAGTAGATTCTCCTCGATTTACACCGCCTCTCGTGAAGCAGCTAGAAGCAATGGGGGGAATTCGTTATATGTATTTAACCCATCAAGATGATGTAGCAGATCATCAAAAATATGCTGAACATTTTGGGTGCGATCGCATCCTCCATGCTGATGATATTTCTGCAAATACTCGCAATGTGGAAATTCAATTAACAGGCTTAGAACCATTTGCCCTTTCTTCAGATATCTTAATTATTCCTGTTCCTGGACATACAAAAGGACATACAGTTTTACTTTACAAACATCAGTTTTTATTTACAGGCGACCATCTTGCTTGGTCAGAAACTAGACATCAATTAGCAGCATTTCGTAACCACTGTTGGTATTCTTGGTCAGAACAAATTAAATCAATGCGGAATTTGGCTAATTATACTTTTGAGTGGGTTTTGCCTGGTCATGGGCGGAGATTCCACGCCGATGTTGCAAGTATGAATCAGCAAATGCACAAGTGTATTGAGTTGATGGAAAGCCTTAAATGA
- the frr gene encoding ribosome recycling factor: MKLAEAESTMQKTVEATQRAFNTIRTGRANASLLDKVTVDYYGSPTPLKSLANISTPDATTILIQPYDKSSLNTVEKAISLSDVGLTPSNDGSVIRLNIPPLTSDRRKELVKIAAKYAEEGRVAIRNIRRDAIDSIRKQEKASEISEDEAKDQQDKLQKLTDKYTAKINELLAEKEKDITTV; the protein is encoded by the coding sequence GTGAAATTAGCTGAAGCTGAGAGTACAATGCAAAAAACTGTTGAGGCAACTCAACGGGCATTTAATACAATTCGCACTGGTCGCGCCAATGCCAGTTTATTAGATAAAGTGACGGTGGATTATTACGGTTCACCAACACCCTTAAAATCACTGGCGAATATTAGCACGCCAGATGCGACAACAATTCTAATTCAGCCTTACGATAAAAGCAGTTTAAACACTGTTGAGAAGGCAATTTCTCTTTCGGATGTGGGTTTAACACCCAGTAACGATGGTTCTGTGATTCGGCTAAATATTCCGCCCTTAACCAGCGATCGCCGTAAAGAACTGGTTAAAATTGCTGCCAAGTATGCTGAAGAAGGTCGTGTTGCTATTCGTAATATCCGCCGTGATGCGATCGATTCAATTCGCAAGCAGGAAAAAGCCTCAGAAATTTCCGAGGATGAAGCCAAAGACCAACAAGATAAACTGCAAAAACTCACAGACAAATACACAGCTAAAATTAACGAATTGTTAGCAGAAAAAGAAAAAGACATCACAACTGTCTAA
- the pyrH gene encoding UMP kinase, producing the protein MGTNYRRVLLKLSGEALMGNMGYGIDPEVVKEIAQEVAEVIATGVQIAIVVGGGNIFRGVKAASAGMDRATADYIGMIATVMNAMTLQDSLERIGVQTRVQTAIAMQELAEPYIRRRAIRHLEKGRVVIFGAGSGNPFFTTDTAAALRAAEIDAEAIFKATKVDGIYDADPQIHPNAKRFTSLTYAHVLTHDLRVMDSTAIALCKENNIPILVFDLTVRGNIRRAVMGESIGTLVGGSCEIS; encoded by the coding sequence ATGGGAACGAATTACCGACGGGTTTTACTCAAACTAAGCGGTGAAGCCTTAATGGGCAACATGGGCTATGGTATTGATCCAGAAGTGGTCAAAGAGATAGCACAAGAAGTAGCAGAGGTGATAGCCACTGGCGTTCAAATCGCCATAGTCGTTGGCGGCGGCAATATTTTTCGTGGCGTAAAAGCGGCATCGGCGGGGATGGATAGGGCAACGGCTGACTACATCGGTATGATTGCCACGGTAATGAATGCCATGACGCTGCAAGATTCGCTAGAACGAATAGGTGTACAGACGCGCGTACAAACTGCGATCGCCATGCAAGAGTTAGCAGAACCTTATATTCGTCGTCGCGCCATCCGTCATCTTGAAAAAGGGCGGGTGGTAATTTTTGGCGCTGGTTCTGGAAATCCCTTCTTTACTACTGACACGGCTGCGGCATTGAGAGCGGCTGAAATTGATGCAGAAGCGATTTTTAAAGCCACCAAAGTCGATGGAATATATGATGCTGACCCCCAAATACATCCTAACGCCAAACGTTTTACTAGCCTGACATACGCACACGTTTTGACGCATGATTTACGGGTAATGGATAGTACTGCGATTGCTTTGTGTAAAGAAAACAACATCCCAATTCTGGTATTTGACTTAACGGTGCGAGGTAACATCCGCCGCGCAGTCATGGGAGAATCAATCGGCACCCTTGTGGGAGGTTCTTGTGAAATTAGCTGA
- a CDS encoding thioredoxin family protein — protein MTILETIYTPVGGYAPDFELPGIDERVHHLSRYLDKFQAVGVVFMCNDCPYVSLYLDKLKKIQGEFAASGFTLIGMNGCDTNKYPTESFEKMKAFAESHRLNFPYLWDSTQDVTRSFGAIKTPMAFLIDSNGMVRYKGKIDSDPQAPSSLREDYLRNAIAALFKNQAINPQETEPTGTTLIWRN, from the coding sequence ATGACAATACTAGAAACAATTTATACTCCTGTTGGGGGTTATGCCCCGGACTTTGAACTGCCTGGAATTGACGAACGAGTGCATCATCTCAGCCGTTATTTAGACAAATTTCAGGCGGTTGGCGTTGTTTTTATGTGCAACGACTGTCCTTATGTCAGTCTCTATTTAGACAAGCTCAAAAAAATTCAAGGGGAATTTGCCGCCAGTGGCTTTACCTTGATTGGGATGAACGGCTGTGATACTAATAAGTACCCGACAGAAAGCTTTGAAAAGATGAAAGCTTTTGCCGAAAGTCACCGCCTAAATTTTCCTTACCTGTGGGATTCGACTCAAGATGTTACCCGGAGTTTTGGCGCGATAAAAACACCGATGGCTTTTTTAATCGATAGTAATGGGATGGTGCGTTATAAAGGGAAAATTGATAGTGATCCACAAGCACCATCATCTTTAAGAGAAGATTATTTGCGAAATGCGATCGCTGCTTTATTTAAAAATCAAGCAATTAACCCCCAAGAAACAGAACCAACAGGAACTACATTGATTTGGCGCAACTAG
- a CDS encoding alpha/beta fold hydrolase, protein MKTSTTAFTAKTWTWQGFSICYQTQGTTGPAVILVHGFGASGWHWRKNIPVLAQTCRVYAIDLLGFGASAKPQPGEKIAYTLEMWGQQVADFCREVVGEPAFLVGNSIGCIVAMQAAVSSPDIALGVALINCSLRLLHDRKRATLPWTRRVGAPILQRVLSIKPIGQFFFNQVAKPKTVRKILLQAYINAETVTDELVDILTAPAKDPGAVAVFLAFTSYSTGPLPEDLLPLLTCPAIILWGTADPWEPVNLGRELANYPAVQKFIPLEGVGHCPQDEAPELVNPILQDWIEERSQVLKSN, encoded by the coding sequence ATGAAGACTTCGACAACTGCTTTCACCGCAAAAACTTGGACATGGCAAGGGTTTTCAATTTGCTACCAAACTCAAGGCACAACTGGGCCTGCCGTTATTTTAGTACATGGCTTTGGTGCTTCTGGATGGCATTGGCGTAAAAACATACCAGTACTAGCCCAAACTTGTCGGGTTTATGCTATAGATTTGCTTGGCTTCGGTGCTTCTGCCAAACCTCAGCCGGGAGAAAAAATTGCCTACACCTTAGAAATGTGGGGACAGCAAGTAGCAGACTTTTGTCGGGAAGTCGTCGGTGAACCAGCTTTTTTAGTAGGAAATTCCATTGGCTGTATTGTAGCGATGCAAGCCGCAGTCAGTTCCCCAGACATTGCCTTGGGAGTAGCATTAATTAACTGTTCCTTGCGATTATTACATGATCGCAAACGCGCCACCTTACCTTGGACTCGGCGTGTCGGTGCGCCAATTTTACAAAGGGTATTGTCTATTAAACCAATTGGACAATTCTTTTTTAATCAAGTTGCTAAACCCAAAACAGTGCGAAAAATATTGCTGCAAGCTTATATCAATGCAGAGACAGTCACAGATGAATTAGTCGATATTCTGACAGCGCCAGCCAAAGATCCTGGTGCTGTGGCTGTGTTTTTGGCATTTACCTCATACTCCACAGGGCCGTTACCAGAAGACTTACTGCCATTATTAACTTGTCCAGCAATTATTTTATGGGGAACCGCCGACCCTTGGGAACCAGTAAATTTAGGTCGAGAGTTAGCTAATTACCCAGCAGTGCAGAAATTCATTCCCTTAGAAGGAGTAGGACATTGCCCCCAAGATGAAGCACCAGAGTTAGTCAACCCGATTTTACAAGATTGGATAGAAGAGCGATCGCAAGTTTTAAAATCTAACTAA
- a CDS encoding BrnT family toxin, with protein sequence MQFEWDEAKNLENIRKHEIDFADVPEMFESPMLIELDNRFDYGEDRWFGIGFLGNGVAVVVWTERQNDVIRIISARRANRYERRRLEQYLSY encoded by the coding sequence ATGCAGTTTGAATGGGATGAGGCAAAGAATTTAGAGAATATTCGCAAGCATGAGATTGATTTTGCCGATGTTCCTGAAATGTTTGAGAGTCCAATGCTAATTGAGCTAGACAATCGGTTTGATTATGGCGAAGACCGTTGGTTCGGTATCGGTTTTCTCGGTAACGGTGTAGCGGTTGTGGTTTGGACAGAACGACAGAATGATGTAATTCGGATCATTTCAGCACGAAGGGCAAATAGATATGAGCGGCGAAGACTTGAGCAGTACCTCTCGTACTAA
- a CDS encoding BrnA antitoxin family protein, translating to MSGEDLSSTSRTNWTALEAMDDEGIDYSDIPPLTEEFFEKATLRIPATQAQHLVQIEPDVLKWFQAQDGEYKTLINSILRQYIESHSKVNTQSYNNSLQAD from the coding sequence ATGAGCGGCGAAGACTTGAGCAGTACCTCTCGTACTAATTGGACAGCATTAGAAGCAATGGACGATGAGGGTATTGATTACTCCGATATTCCACCATTGACAGAGGAGTTTTTTGAGAAGGCAACTCTACGAATTCCTGCAACCCAAGCACAGCATTTAGTTCAGATTGAACCTGATGTGTTGAAGTGGTTTCAAGCTCAAGATGGTGAATACAAAACGTTAATCAACTCAATCTTGCGTCAATACATTGAAAGTCATAGTAAAGTAAACACTCAGTCGTATAACAATTCGCTGCAAGCAGACTAA